The region GCTTTTTAACAGCCTTGCATCCTGCCGTGCGCTCTCCGTTCCTAGCGTTTGCAGCGCCAGAAATCGCTCAACCGTACGCTGAAAATCTTCACTGAGCTGCTGCTGAAACCCCTGCAATACTTCCGGTTTGATGCCCGGCCAGCCCTCTTGTGCACTGAAACAGGGCGACGACGCCACGGTAATCAGCTTTTCCACCTGTGTAGGGGCGCTTAGCGCAATTTGGCTGGCAACCAGCCCACCAAGCGACCACCCCAGCCAGACGGCGCGATCTGGAGCCTGCGCCAACACGCAGTCCGCCATGTCATTCAGGGACATCGGCCCGAATCCCTGGCTTCTGCCATAACCCGGTAGATCGACAAGATGCAGGCGAAAATGCGGGGCGAGTCGCGCAACCATGCTCTGCCATACCTGCGCATTCAATCCCCACCCGTGCAGCAACACAAGATCCGTATTTCCTGCACCTTCAGTCTGCCAATACAACGCTGCCATCCGTTATCTTCCTTTCTCAGGAACCCCCTTCACGTTTGCATGGGGTCAATATATTTCAGGGAAAACGATCGTTAAGGAAAACAATGTTAACCATCTCCGCACGCTGCTGGCTATGCTTATTGCCGCTTCATAACGGCCAGCAGGGAATTTGCTCGTACTGCCAGCGCCATTTGCCGCGTTTACCTGCCTGCTGCCCACGTTGTGGTTTACCCTCCGGCGACACAACGCGTCAGTGCGGGCGCTGCCTGCAAAATCCACCGCCCTGGCAATCGATGACCTTTATCAGCGACTACGCGCCGCCGTTTAACACGCTACTTAAGCATTTCAAGTTTACGGGTAAAACCGAGCTGGCAGCAGTACTTGCGCGACAGCTGTTATTACGCTGGCAGATGGCATACCGCGAGCGAAAGTTCACCGGGCAGGTTCCGCTGTTCCGCCCCGACCGCCTGTTCACCGTTCCCCTGCATCGGAACCGCCAGTGGCGTCGTGGCTTTAACCAGACCGAGTTGCTCGCTCACCCTCTCGCCCGCTGGCTGAACTGCGCTTACGATCCACGCGAGTTGCTGCGCACCCGACGCACGCCGTTGCAGCAAACGCTCAACGCCAGCGCACGGCGCAGAAACCTGAGGGGCGCATTTTCCTGTGATGTCTCGCTGTCCGGGCAACAGGTGGTTTTATTGGATGATGTGGTCACGACGGGCAGTACCGCCGCTGAAATTAGCAGGCTATTGTTAGCTCAGGGCGCAGCAGGCGTTCAGGTCTGGTGTTTGTGCCGAACCTTGTAGTCAGGGGGAGGATGGGCGTATTATAACCGATAAGTGCAGTCAACTATCGAGCTTACTATTATGATCCGTATTACCGATGCTGCTCAGGAGCATTTCCTGAAACTGTTGGCAAAACAGGAAGAAGGCACACAGATTCGCGTATTTGTTATTAATCCAGGTACGCCAAACGCCGAGTGCGGTGTTTCTTACTGCCCGCCGGATGCCGTAGAAGCCAGCGATACCGTACTGAAGTTTGAAAAGATCTCCGCTTATGTGGACGAACTGAGCGCTCCTTATCTGGAAGACGCTGAAATCGACTTCGTGACCGATCAATTAGGTTCTCAGCTCACGCTGAAAGCGCCAAACGCCAAAATGCGTAAAGTGGACGACAGCGCCCCGCTGATGGAACGCGTTGAATATGTGCTGCAATCGCAGATCAACCCACAGTTGGCCGGCCACGGCGGCCGCGTGACGCTGATGGAAATTACCGATGACGGCCTGGCGATCCTGCAATTTGGCGGCGGCTGTAACGGCTGTTCTATGGTTGACGTCACGCTGAAAGAAGGGATTGAGAAAGAGCTGCTACAAACCTTCCCTGAGCTGAAAGGCGTGAGAGACCTCACCGAACACCAGCGCGGCGAGCACTCCTACTATTAATCCTCTCCCCTGTTGATTTGTCTTTGCTTTTCCTCCCCGACTCAGGGGAGGAAAAGTGTTCGTTTTGTTGTTAGGCTTTTTGCGTTTTCATCGGCGCACCGCGGCGCAAATCCACATCCCGAACCAGTCGTTCAAGGCAGCGGTCAGCGAAGATCGATTCCAGCGGACGCGTCAGCTTGCGTCGCCAGTTAGGGTATTCGCGGTTGGTGCCCGGTACATTCACCGGCGTGGCCATATCCAGCCAGTCTTCTAGTTGAAACCCGACCAGTGCGCTGGCGCTATCGGCAACATAGCGATGAACACCACGGCTCAGCGGCGCGCCCATTGTCGTCAGCGCCGAGTTGCGGCCAACGCGCTGCGGCAACAGCCCGTAATGGTGTAATGCGTTAAGTAGCCCCTGTTTCGCTTTTTCGCGCTGCTGCATCTGCTCTTGTAACAACGCCTCCACAGGGTACAGCCCTAACTCGCGCCCAAGCGATAAATCCACGGTTTGCCAGTAACCGCGTAGCGTCGGAAGGTCGTGAGTGGTAATGGTTGCCATCGCCTGGCGCGGGTAATCCTCTGGAGGACGAAAGTGGTTCTCTCCGTCCTTTTCAAAAAACAGTACCTTGTAAGAATAGATACCGTAGTCGTGCAGTTTGCTGACAATTTCCGGCGGAACCGTGCCTAAATCCTCACCGATAATCAAGCAGCGATGACGCTGACTTTCCAGTGCCAGTACCGCCAGCAGATCGTCGACCGGGTAATGTACGTAGGCTCCGTTGCCAGCCGACTCCGCCTTCGGTATCCACCACAGGCGCAAGAGCGCCATCACATGATCGATACGCAACGCGCCGCAGTGCGCCATGTTGCTACGTAGTACATCGATAAACGGTTGATAGCCCCGAAGCTGCATCATGGTGGGGTTCATCGGCGCAAGCTGCCAATTTTGTCCCTGTGGCCCAAGCGGATCGGGCGGTGCGCCGATTGAGGCATCAAGGCAATAGAGCTGTCGTTCATCCCAGGTTTCTGCACCACCCTGTGCGACGCCGACGGCCAAATCGCGATACAGCCCTAACGGCAGGCCAAGCTGTTTGCTGTGCGCGTAGCAGTCTGCTAACTGCTCATGCGCTACCCATTGCAGCCAGCTATAGAACGTAATCTCATCGCTGTTTTCACGGCGGAATGCTTTTACCGTTTCACTGTGTACATCATGATAGCTGGCAGGCCATTGATGCCAGTCCGCATAATTCTCGCCCTGTTTTTTCAGGTGAGCCTGCAACGCATCAAACGTCGCCTGAAGTTGCAGACTTTGGCCACCGCTGACAACAAACTGACGAAACGCACTAATGCGCGGGTCCAGCGCACTACGAGTCGTAAAATAACGGTACGCCAGCCGCAGGGCCGTCAGCTTAAGCTGCGTCACCGGTTCATAATCAACCCAGCGCCCCGCCCGCAGTGCTGCGATGGCGCTTTGTGTCTCCTCTCGGTGCCACCACGCCTGCGCTTCCCCGCTCTGCTGAAAATCATCAATCCGATTTACATCGATGTAAATAATGTTCAGCCAGTGGCGGGACGACGGGCTGTAAGGGCTCGCCGCCTCTGCCAACGCCGGGTATAGCGAATGCAGTGGGTTCAGCCCCACAAAGGCTCCGCCACGTCGGGCAATCTGTTCTACCAGTTGGCGCAGATCGCCAAAATCCCCTATGCCCCAGTTGTTGTGCGAACGCAAGGTGTAAAGCTGCACGGTCACACCCCACCAGCGTTTTCCCTGTTGTAAAGCTTCGGGTTCATAGCAGCGATGC is a window of Pectobacterium punjabense DNA encoding:
- the bioH gene encoding pimeloyl-ACP methyl ester esterase BioH; translation: MAALYWQTEGAGNTDLVLLHGWGLNAQVWQSMVARLAPHFRLHLVDLPGYGRSQGFGPMSLNDMADCVLAQAPDRAVWLGWSLGGLVASQIALSAPTQVEKLITVASSPCFSAQEGWPGIKPEVLQGFQQQLSEDFQRTVERFLALQTLGTESARQDARLLKSVVLEQPMPSVEVLNGGLAILREADLRQPLADLTVPFLRLYGALDGLVPRKVAVLLDDPWPNSTSVVMPKAAHAPFISHPDAFSEQIIAFAQA
- the gntX gene encoding DNA utilization protein GntX, encoding MLTISARCWLCLLPLHNGQQGICSYCQRHLPRLPACCPRCGLPSGDTTRQCGRCLQNPPPWQSMTFISDYAPPFNTLLKHFKFTGKTELAAVLARQLLLRWQMAYRERKFTGQVPLFRPDRLFTVPLHRNRQWRRGFNQTELLAHPLARWLNCAYDPRELLRTRRTPLQQTLNASARRRNLRGAFSCDVSLSGQQVVLLDDVVTTGSTAAEISRLLLAQGAAGVQVWCLCRTL
- the nfuA gene encoding Fe-S biogenesis protein NfuA, with amino-acid sequence MIRITDAAQEHFLKLLAKQEEGTQIRVFVINPGTPNAECGVSYCPPDAVEASDTVLKFEKISAYVDELSAPYLEDAEIDFVTDQLGSQLTLKAPNAKMRKVDDSAPLMERVEYVLQSQINPQLAGHGGRVTLMEITDDGLAILQFGGGCNGCSMVDVTLKEGIEKELLQTFPELKGVRDLTEHQRGEHSYY
- the malQ gene encoding 4-alpha-glucanotransferase, coding for MFKVDKLASQQTGIAESYTDAYGKEHIVAAAVRNQIQAMMDVSDSGNAPLPPVRVFLQGRDAVIELAGHGEFFWTLMYENGGQIQGQITGGSTLALPGVLPLGYHYLTLTQADQRWSCRIIVAPHRCYEPEALQQGKRWWGVTVQLYTLRSHNNWGIGDFGDLRQLVEQIARRGGAFVGLNPLHSLYPALAEAASPYSPSSRHWLNIIYIDVNRIDDFQQSGEAQAWWHREETQSAIAALRAGRWVDYEPVTQLKLTALRLAYRYFTTRSALDPRISAFRQFVVSGGQSLQLQATFDALQAHLKKQGENYADWHQWPASYHDVHSETVKAFRRENSDEITFYSWLQWVAHEQLADCYAHSKQLGLPLGLYRDLAVGVAQGGAETWDERQLYCLDASIGAPPDPLGPQGQNWQLAPMNPTMMQLRGYQPFIDVLRSNMAHCGALRIDHVMALLRLWWIPKAESAGNGAYVHYPVDDLLAVLALESQRHRCLIIGEDLGTVPPEIVSKLHDYGIYSYKVLFFEKDGENHFRPPEDYPRQAMATITTHDLPTLRGYWQTVDLSLGRELGLYPVEALLQEQMQQREKAKQGLLNALHHYGLLPQRVGRNSALTTMGAPLSRGVHRYVADSASALVGFQLEDWLDMATPVNVPGTNREYPNWRRKLTRPLESIFADRCLERLVRDVDLRRGAPMKTQKA